The following coding sequences lie in one Silene latifolia isolate original U9 population chromosome 5, ASM4854445v1, whole genome shotgun sequence genomic window:
- the LOC141655600 gene encoding uncharacterized protein LOC141655600: protein MFQLIKKLKKLKHPLKKLNNDGYGDIKNTALVAKMVLGNIQKQLHSDPRNLVLQAEERVAAQTYKDLDEAKTSFLAQKAKVKWVNLAYDNTRFFQSTIKARRALNKVLKIKDMHGVECSEVSTIEQDFIEYYQELLGSSTQVVKVCPAVVQRGKIVTSEQARFMSQEVIETEVKEALFSIPMEKAYGPDGYSLGFYRDAYDII from the coding sequence ATGTTTCAACTGATTAAGAAACTTAAAAAGTTGAAGCACCCTTTGAAAAAGCTGAACAATGATGGTTATGGGGATATTAAAAATACTGCATTGGTGGCTAAGATGGTGCTTGGAAATATCCAAAAGCAGTTACATAGTGACCCTAGGAATTTGGTGCTACAAGCTGAGGAGAGAGTTGCAGCTCAGACTTACAAAGATCTTGATGAAGCTAAGACTTCTTTCTTGGCTCAGAAAGCAAAGGTAAAATGGGTTAATCTAGCATATGATAATACTAGATTTTTCCAAAGTACCATAAAGGCTAGACGAGCTCTGAATAAAGTTCTAAAGATCAAGGATATGCATGGGGTGGAATGTTCTGAGGTTAGTACCATAGAACAAGATTTCATTGAGTATTATCAAGAGCTGTTAGGCAGTTCTACTCAGGTGGTTAAAGTTTGTCCTGCAGTGGTTCAGAGAGGCAAGATTGTGACCAGTGAGCAGGCCAGATTCATGTCGCAGGAGGTGATTGAGACTGAGGTCAAGGAGGCCCTCTTTTCTATACCTATGGAGAAGGCTTATGGGCCTGATGGGTACTCTTTAGGCTTTTATAGAGATGCTTATGACATAATTTGA